The Acetivibrio saccincola genome window below encodes:
- the nifU gene encoding Fe-S cluster assembly scaffold protein NifU — MYSEKVMDHFMNPRNVGEIENADGIGEVGNAKCGDIMKMYLKIENDVIVDAKFKTFGCGAAVATSSISTELIIGKTVDEALKITNKAVAEALDGLPPAKMHCSNLAEEAIRAAIQDYRSKNGMSQKESSEKEDYITCCKRCEDINHDID, encoded by the coding sequence ATGTATAGTGAGAAAGTTATGGATCATTTCATGAATCCGAGAAATGTAGGAGAAATAGAAAATGCAGATGGCATTGGGGAAGTTGGAAATGCCAAATGCGGGGATATAATGAAAATGTATCTTAAAATTGAAAACGATGTAATAGTTGATGCTAAGTTTAAAACATTTGGTTGTGGAGCCGCTGTTGCTACCAGCAGTATTTCCACAGAGCTTATAATAGGCAAGACTGTAGACGAAGCCCTGAAAATAACCAATAAAGCAGTAGCAGAGGCTTTAGACGGTCTTCCTCCTGCTAAAATGCATTGTTCCAATTTGGCGGAAGAAGCTATAAGGGCTGCTATACAGGACTACAGAAGCAAAAACGGCATGTCTCAAAAAGAATCTTCTGAGAAAGAAGATTATATTACATGCTGCAAAAGATGTGAAGATATAAATCACGACATAGACTGA
- a CDS encoding YkuS family protein yields the protein MVFLVVAIQRGLEDIKNQLEQRGFDVVCIENYNYPVDAIIYKGNSFNISCVSRNNMPEFTMGKRAQYGVFMINSQGKTIDEIEEMLKNRCYTPLF from the coding sequence GTGGTCTTTTTGGTTGTTGCTATCCAAAGGGGACTTGAAGATATAAAAAACCAACTTGAACAAAGAGGTTTTGATGTTGTCTGTATTGAAAATTATAATTATCCTGTTGATGCCATTATATATAAAGGGAACTCATTTAATATTTCATGTGTATCCAGAAATAACATGCCTGAATTTACTATGGGGAAAAGAGCCCAATACGGTGTTTTTATGATTAATTCCCAGGGAAAAACAATTGATGAAATTGAAGAAATGTTAAAGAACAGATGTTATACTCCTTTATTTTAA
- the mnmA gene encoding tRNA 2-thiouridine(34) synthase MnmA — MPKKKVMIGMSGGVDSSVAAAVLLEKGYEVIGVTMKIWPETGEETRVVEGGCCSLSAVDDARSVAYKLGIPYYVMNFQDVFNDRVIDYFKNEYLNGRTPNPCIACNRYVKFEAMLNKAVSMGIDYVATGHYAIIEYDENLKRYLLKKSATEKKDQTYVLYNLTQEQLSKILMPIGSYTKDEVREIAKKIDLNVASKPDSQEICFVQDNDYAKFIRENTNEEIKPGYFVDTKGNILGKHKGIIHYTVGQRKGLGIALGKPMYVVGIDTENNNVILGKSYETLSKSLIADDINYIMIDKLEKPMDVKAKIRYSAKEADATIYPLEDGKVEVVFKEPQRAVTPGQSVVFYSGDIVVGGGTIT, encoded by the coding sequence ATGCCGAAAAAGAAAGTCATGATAGGTATGAGCGGTGGTGTCGATAGTTCGGTGGCCGCCGCTGTGCTTTTAGAAAAAGGTTATGAAGTTATAGGGGTTACCATGAAAATATGGCCTGAAACAGGTGAAGAAACAAGGGTGGTTGAAGGAGGGTGCTGTTCTCTTTCAGCTGTGGACGATGCCAGAAGTGTTGCGTATAAACTGGGAATCCCCTATTATGTTATGAATTTTCAGGATGTCTTTAATGACAGGGTGATTGATTATTTTAAAAATGAGTATTTAAATGGAAGAACACCTAATCCCTGTATTGCCTGCAACAGGTATGTTAAATTCGAAGCCATGCTTAATAAGGCGGTGTCCATGGGGATAGACTATGTGGCTACAGGGCATTATGCAATTATTGAATACGACGAAAATTTAAAAAGATATTTACTTAAAAAATCAGCAACTGAAAAAAAAGACCAGACATATGTATTGTATAATTTAACTCAGGAGCAGCTTTCTAAAATATTAATGCCTATAGGAAGCTATACAAAGGATGAAGTAAGGGAAATTGCAAAAAAAATAGATCTTAATGTGGCATCAAAGCCTGACAGTCAGGAAATTTGCTTTGTACAGGACAATGATTATGCAAAATTTATACGGGAAAATACAAATGAAGAAATTAAGCCCGGATACTTTGTTGACACAAAAGGAAATATATTAGGAAAGCACAAAGGGATAATCCACTACACCGTAGGTCAGAGAAAAGGTCTTGGGATAGCTTTGGGAAAACCTATGTATGTGGTGGGAATAGACACTGAAAACAACAATGTAATACTTGGTAAAAGCTATGAAACCTTATCTAAATCCCTTATTGCAGATGATATAAACTATATAATGATTGATAAATTAGAAAAGCCCATGGATGTTAAAGCAAAAATCCGCTATTCTGCAAAGGAAGCAGATGCAACCATTTATCCTTTAGAGGACGGTAAAGTAGAAGTTGTGTTTAAAGAACCCCAGCGGGCCGTAACCCCGGGACAGTCAGTTGTGTTTTACAGCGGCGATATAGTTGTAGGCGGGGGAACGATAACATAA
- a CDS encoding bifunctional diguanylate cyclase/phosphohydrolase, producing MFLHSRKERENVVGKRETQFFSLGDLFLGNTKTKKKFLDANAASADLYYFDDINSKPWSHKLKTMVNKLFLITTIVYLIIVLIQASGRLSVEYRGLLAILEVGLSIFISYRFAYLGMSISVVTNTIASVHFFRSSMLLSGYIFKNAHQIPDNMMYGASFAPPLLINLAFMRISLVVVSVLVAYISTQNSKQIHKLERIAFIDGLTGLYNHRYFHTLIEEKIEVADSRNSSLGMIMIDIDNFKNFNNTHGRNEGDRLLVKTAQVLFNESKKSDVVSRYGGDDFAVLISETNKNDILWVIERIKKSYKEMTEMQRFPEDTTISIGYSIYPDFANNKEDLITQANSALYQAKNKGKNNVQLYRNIFKEIRAFFNSDENQLFGGIMVLLSTVYAKDRYTFNHSERVMEYSVKTGEALGFDENRLRELKIAALLHDIGKVEVPEEILNKSEPLTGSERSLLRQHPNYSINILEPLADKKSLIDTIKYHHERYDGKGYPHGIKGDEIPLEARILCVADAYDAMLSNRPYRKGMKKEEAIEELLAKSGTQFDPLIVDTFINILLNEKN from the coding sequence GTGTTTTTACATTCTAGAAAAGAAAGGGAAAATGTTGTGGGTAAAAGAGAAACACAGTTTTTCAGTCTGGGAGATTTATTTTTAGGAAATACCAAAACAAAGAAGAAATTTTTAGATGCAAATGCTGCATCGGCAGATTTATATTATTTTGACGATATTAATTCCAAGCCATGGAGCCATAAATTAAAAACCATGGTAAATAAACTATTTCTAATTACCACAATAGTTTACCTGATAATTGTGCTTATTCAGGCTTCCGGACGTTTAAGTGTGGAGTACAGGGGGCTTTTGGCAATATTAGAAGTAGGACTTTCCATTTTCATTTCATACCGATTTGCTTATTTAGGAATGTCCATATCTGTTGTTACAAATACCATAGCATCTGTACATTTTTTCAGGTCTTCCATGCTTTTGTCGGGATATATTTTTAAAAACGCTCACCAAATTCCGGATAATATGATGTACGGAGCATCATTTGCACCGCCGCTCTTGATAAATTTAGCATTTATGAGAATATCCCTGGTTGTAGTATCTGTTTTAGTTGCATACATATCTACTCAAAACAGCAAACAAATTCACAAACTAGAAAGAATAGCTTTTATTGACGGTTTAACAGGTCTTTATAATCACAGGTATTTCCATACACTAATTGAGGAAAAAATTGAAGTTGCAGATAGCAGAAACAGTTCATTAGGAATGATAATGATTGACATTGACAATTTTAAAAACTTCAATAATACCCACGGGCGCAATGAAGGGGACAGACTTTTGGTCAAAACTGCACAAGTATTATTTAACGAATCAAAAAAAAGTGATGTTGTTTCCAGGTACGGTGGGGATGATTTTGCAGTTCTTATTTCTGAAACCAATAAAAATGATATTTTATGGGTTATTGAACGTATAAAAAAATCCTACAAAGAAATGACAGAAATGCAGAGATTCCCTGAAGATACCACCATTTCTATTGGATATTCAATATACCCTGATTTTGCAAACAACAAAGAAGACCTAATAACCCAGGCCAACAGTGCCCTTTACCAGGCAAAAAACAAAGGAAAAAACAATGTACAATTATACCGGAATATTTTTAAAGAAATAAGGGCTTTCTTTAATTCAGATGAGAATCAGCTGTTTGGAGGTATTATGGTTCTTTTAAGCACGGTTTATGCTAAAGACAGGTACACATTTAATCATTCTGAAAGGGTAATGGAATATAGTGTAAAAACAGGAGAAGCCCTTGGTTTTGATGAAAACAGGCTGCGTGAATTAAAAATAGCTGCTTTGCTCCACGATATAGGGAAAGTGGAAGTTCCTGAGGAAATACTAAATAAGTCTGAACCACTGACCGGTTCAGAACGTAGTCTTTTACGACAACATCCAAATTACAGCATTAATATTTTAGAACCTTTAGCAGATAAGAAATCTTTGATTGACACCATTAAATACCACCACGAAAGGTATGACGGCAAAGGATATCCACATGGAATTAAGGGGGATGAAATTCCCCTTGAAGCAAGAATTCTTTGTGTTGCTGATGCATACGATGCTATGTTATCAAACAGACCGTACAGAAAAGGAATGAAAAAGGAAGAGGCAATTGAAGAGTTATTGGCAAAATCTGGCACCCAATTTGATCCTCTTATAGTGGATACATTTATAAATATTTTATTGAATGAAAAAAATTAG
- a CDS encoding CheR family methyltransferase: MSMNYEGFKKEIFKLTGIDLNSYKERQMKRRLNSLISKRGFEGYQQYVEALKKDFRLYEEFMSYITINVSEFYRNPDQWVKLKEIILPMIIKENKRLKVWSAACSSGEEPYTIAMILNEFFPLEEIKIFATDLDKEILEKAKKGVYNEKSVANLPKAYLQKYFIRDGNTYHIKDQLKKCIEFKQHNLLSDEYPSNCDLIVCRNVLIYFTEEAKIEIYKKFNRALAPSGVLFVGSTEQILLYTNYNFRPVQTFFYQKERDL, translated from the coding sequence ATGTCTATGAATTATGAAGGATTTAAAAAAGAGATTTTTAAATTAACAGGAATTGATCTTAATTCTTACAAGGAAAGACAGATGAAAAGAAGACTTAATTCACTTATAAGCAAAAGGGGGTTTGAAGGATACCAGCAGTATGTTGAGGCGTTAAAAAAAGATTTTAGGCTGTATGAGGAGTTTATGTCCTATATCACCATAAATGTATCTGAATTTTACAGAAATCCTGACCAGTGGGTTAAACTAAAAGAAATTATTCTTCCAATGATCATAAAGGAAAACAAAAGATTAAAGGTATGGAGTGCAGCATGTTCCAGCGGGGAAGAACCCTATACCATTGCAATGATATTAAATGAATTTTTTCCTTTAGAAGAGATAAAAATTTTTGCAACTGACTTGGACAAGGAGATATTGGAAAAAGCCAAAAAAGGAGTTTACAACGAAAAAAGTGTAGCAAATCTCCCAAAAGCTTATTTGCAAAAATACTTTATACGGGATGGCAACACCTACCATATAAAAGACCAGTTAAAAAAATGCATTGAGTTTAAACAGCATAATTTATTGTCTGACGAATACCCGTCCAACTGTGATTTAATTGTATGCAGGAATGTTTTGATTTATTTTACAGAAGAGGCTAAAATAGAAATATATAAAAAATTTAACAGGGCTTTAGCTCCATCAGGAGTGCTTTTTGTAGGAAGTACAGAGCAGATACTTCTTTATACCAATTATAATTTTAGACCTGTACAAACATTTTTTTACCAAAAAGAAAGAGATCTCTAA
- the speD gene encoding adenosylmethionine decarboxylase, whose product MNALGRHILAEIYGCSADMLNNADIIEKCMVEAALRAGAEVREVAFHKFSPQGVSGVVVISESHLTIHTWPELGYAAVDVFTCGDTVNPWDACNYLGEMLKAKDMTATEVKRGIFNEPVKVANY is encoded by the coding sequence ATGAATGCATTAGGACGTCATATTCTAGCAGAAATTTACGGTTGCAGCGCCGATATGCTCAACAATGCGGATATTATTGAAAAATGTATGGTAGAAGCTGCGTTGAGAGCTGGAGCTGAGGTAAGAGAGGTGGCATTTCACAAATTTAGCCCACAGGGAGTTAGTGGTGTGGTAGTTATTTCAGAATCTCATTTAACCATTCACACGTGGCCGGAACTAGGTTACGCCGCCGTGGATGTTTTTACATGTGGCGATACCGTTAATCCGTGGGATGCCTGTAATTATTTAGGTGAAATGCTGAAGGCCAAGGACATGACGGCAACCGAGGTGAAAAGAGGCATTTTCAATGAACCGGTTAAAGTGGCAAATTATTAA
- the ndk gene encoding nucleoside-diphosphate kinase: MERTLVILKPDSVKRKLIGEIISRFEKKNFTITHMKMMTIDEETASLHYSHVKGEPFFNDLIKYMTSGPVVAIILSGNKVISTVRNMIGKTSSFDSLPGTIRGDYGSHDFENLIHASDSVESAEQEIKRFFPELTY; this comes from the coding sequence ATGGAAAGAACTTTGGTTATTTTAAAACCCGATTCAGTAAAAAGAAAATTAATTGGCGAAATTATTTCAAGATTTGAAAAAAAAAATTTCACAATAACCCACATGAAAATGATGACTATAGATGAAGAAACTGCAAGTTTACATTATTCTCACGTAAAAGGTGAACCTTTTTTTAACGACCTTATAAAATATATGACTTCTGGTCCTGTTGTAGCCATTATTCTTTCAGGAAACAAAGTTATATCAACTGTCCGGAATATGATTGGAAAGACAAGTTCTTTTGATTCTTTACCTGGTACCATAAGAGGGGATTATGGTTCTCATGATTTTGAAAACTTGATACATGCATCTGATTCTGTTGAAAGCGCAGAACAAGAAATAAAAAGATTCTTTCCTGAGCTTACATATTAA
- the tyrS gene encoding tyrosine--tRNA ligase, which yields MSVFQTLKERGFIAQLTHEETIKKILENEKITFYIGFDPTADSLHVGHFLQMLVMSHMQKAGHRPIAIIGGGTTMVGDPTGKTDMRRMMTREEIQKNAENFKKQLSRFIDFSDGKALMLDNADWILELKYVDFLREIGVHFSVNRMLTAECFKTRLERGLSFIEFNYMLMQSYDFLKLFQEYNCVMQLGGDDQWSNILGGIDLIRRVEGKEAYGMTFTLLTNSEGVKMGKTEKGAVWLDPDKTPPYDFYQYWRNIDDKDVIKCMKLLTFLPMEEIEKYSKLEGQEINEAKKVLAYEVTKLIHGEEEALKAQNAAEALFGKGVSAADMPTTEITPDEIKNGINIIDLLVKTKLVPSKGEGRRLIQQGGIYVENERIKEFDFTVKADDFKDNELIIKKGKKVYHKVKLV from the coding sequence ATGAGTGTATTTCAAACTTTAAAGGAAAGAGGGTTTATTGCCCAGCTTACCCACGAAGAAACTATAAAAAAAATATTGGAAAACGAAAAAATTACTTTTTATATCGGATTTGACCCCACTGCAGACAGCCTGCATGTAGGGCACTTTCTTCAAATGCTTGTAATGTCCCATATGCAAAAAGCCGGTCACAGACCCATTGCCATTATAGGCGGGGGAACCACCATGGTAGGAGACCCTACGGGAAAAACAGATATGAGAAGAATGATGACCAGGGAAGAGATACAAAAAAATGCTGAAAACTTTAAAAAGCAGCTTTCAAGATTCATTGATTTTTCTGACGGCAAAGCACTGATGCTTGACAATGCAGACTGGATTTTGGAATTAAAATATGTTGATTTTTTAAGGGAAATCGGTGTGCATTTTTCAGTTAACAGAATGCTTACCGCAGAGTGTTTTAAAACAAGGCTGGAAAGAGGGCTTTCATTTATTGAGTTTAACTATATGCTTATGCAAAGCTATGATTTTTTAAAGCTTTTCCAGGAATATAACTGCGTTATGCAATTAGGCGGGGATGACCAGTGGTCAAATATATTAGGGGGAATTGACCTTATAAGAAGGGTTGAAGGAAAAGAAGCATATGGCATGACATTTACCCTTCTTACAAACAGTGAAGGGGTTAAAATGGGCAAAACTGAAAAGGGTGCCGTTTGGCTGGATCCTGACAAAACTCCTCCATATGATTTTTACCAGTACTGGAGAAACATAGACGACAAAGACGTCATTAAATGCATGAAGCTTCTAACATTTTTGCCTATGGAAGAAATAGAAAAATACTCTAAATTAGAGGGGCAGGAAATAAATGAGGCAAAGAAAGTGCTGGCATACGAGGTTACAAAGCTAATTCACGGGGAAGAAGAAGCATTAAAAGCTCAAAATGCAGCCGAAGCCCTTTTTGGAAAAGGTGTAAGTGCTGCTGATATGCCTACAACTGAAATTACACCTGATGAGATAAAGAATGGAATAAACATAATTGATTTACTTGTAAAAACCAAGCTTGTTCCTTCAAAAGGAGAGGGAAGGCGCCTTATACAGCAGGGCGGGATATATGTAGAAAATGAAAGAATTAAAGAATTTGATTTTACAGTTAAAGCAGATGATTTTAAAGATAATGAGCTTATAATTAAAAAAGGAAAAAAAGTATATCATAAAGTTAAGCTGGTTTAA
- a CDS encoding histidinol-phosphatase HisJ family protein: MFDCHVHSNFSGDSEMDCHSALEKAQDIGLKGIAFTDHLDYDYPDYDDVFMIDFDEYSEFMDKIKEEYNKKLIVLKGIEVGIQPHVLDDSLEVVEKYDFDIVIVSTHVVDKLDLHNGDFCKGKTRREAYERYLEAVLESISSFKNFDILGHIDLIRRYGCYDVNTLRYEDFPDHIDAILNKLISSGKGLEVNTSGYRYNLGSPMPDFDIIKRYRELGGEIICTSSDAHTPDYIAYKFSYINELIEKAGFKYVSYFENRKPVFLPVK, translated from the coding sequence ATGTTTGATTGCCACGTTCACAGCAACTTCTCAGGGGACAGTGAGATGGACTGCCATTCAGCTTTAGAAAAAGCACAGGATATAGGCTTAAAGGGAATAGCATTTACAGACCATTTAGATTATGATTACCCTGATTATGACGATGTTTTTATGATTGATTTTGATGAGTATTCTGAATTTATGGACAAAATTAAAGAGGAATATAATAAAAAGCTAATAGTATTAAAAGGTATTGAAGTGGGAATACAGCCACATGTTTTAGATGATTCTTTAGAGGTTGTTGAAAAGTATGATTTTGATATTGTAATAGTTTCAACCCATGTGGTGGACAAATTAGACCTTCATAACGGGGATTTTTGTAAAGGTAAAACTAGAAGAGAAGCATATGAAAGGTACCTTGAGGCTGTATTAGAAAGTATATCAAGCTTTAAAAACTTTGACATATTAGGGCATATAGACCTCATAAGGAGGTATGGATGTTATGATGTCAATACATTAAGATATGAAGATTTTCCTGACCATATTGATGCCATATTAAATAAATTAATATCTTCAGGGAAAGGTCTGGAGGTAAACACGTCAGGATATAGGTACAACTTAGGGTCTCCTATGCCTGATTTTGATATTATTAAACGCTACAGGGAATTAGGCGGGGAAATAATATGTACAAGCTCTGATGCCCACACACCGGATTATATAGCTTATAAATTTTCATATATAAATGAACTCATTGAAAAGGCAGGGTTTAAATATGTTTCTTATTTTGAAAACAGAAAACCGGTTTTTTTGCCTGTAAAATAA
- the nifS gene encoding cysteine desulfurase NifS, with product MDRKTIYFDHAATTPVSSEVLEKMLPYLKGNFGNPSSIYFLGRESKKAIEEAREKVANAIGANPREIFFTGSGTEADNWAIKGVAYSNRNKGNHIITTSIEHHAVLHACHYLESDGFEVTYLPVDENGLVSPEDVLKEIKPGTILISVMFANNEIGTIQPIKEIGKIAKDRGIIFHTDAVQAVGSVPIDVNDLNVDLLSMSAHKLYGPKGVGALYIRKGVKISSFIHGGAQERGRRASTENVAGIVGLGEAIKIATENMEENNKKLMSLRDRTIEEVLEKIPYTRLNGDRYKRLPGNVNFSFEFIEGESLLLMLDMKGIAASSGSACTSGSLDPSHVLLAIGLPHEIAHGSLRITFGKDNTHEDIDALMDVLPEIVGRLREMSPLYEKVKRGNQYV from the coding sequence ATGGACAGAAAAACAATATATTTTGATCATGCAGCGACAACACCTGTAAGCTCTGAAGTTTTAGAAAAGATGTTGCCGTACTTAAAGGGTAATTTTGGTAACCCTTCATCGATATATTTTCTTGGAAGAGAAAGCAAAAAGGCCATAGAAGAAGCCCGTGAAAAAGTGGCTAATGCTATTGGAGCCAATCCAAGGGAAATATTTTTTACAGGCTCAGGAACTGAAGCAGATAACTGGGCTATAAAGGGAGTTGCCTACTCTAACAGGAACAAGGGCAACCATATAATTACCACAAGTATAGAGCATCACGCTGTTCTTCATGCATGCCACTATTTAGAAAGTGACGGTTTTGAAGTAACATACCTTCCGGTTGATGAAAACGGGCTTGTTTCGCCGGAGGATGTGCTAAAAGAAATTAAGCCCGGTACAATACTTATTTCAGTTATGTTTGCCAATAATGAAATAGGTACAATCCAGCCTATAAAGGAAATAGGCAAAATTGCAAAAGATAGGGGTATAATTTTTCACACAGATGCTGTACAGGCAGTGGGAAGTGTACCTATAGATGTTAATGATTTAAATGTTGATCTACTATCCATGTCAGCCCACAAGCTTTACGGTCCTAAGGGAGTTGGGGCCCTTTATATCAGAAAAGGTGTGAAAATATCATCTTTTATCCATGGGGGAGCCCAGGAAAGAGGCAGAAGGGCAAGCACGGAAAACGTTGCCGGAATAGTGGGACTTGGAGAAGCCATTAAAATTGCAACAGAAAACATGGAAGAAAACAATAAAAAACTAATGAGTTTAAGGGACAGGACCATAGAAGAAGTGCTGGAAAAAATCCCTTATACAAGACTTAACGGGGACAGGTACAAAAGGCTTCCGGGAAATGTGAATTTTTCATTTGAATTTATTGAGGGAGAATCTCTCCTTCTGATGCTTGACATGAAAGGCATTGCAGCATCAAGCGGATCTGCCTGCACATCAGGTTCTTTAGATCCTTCCCATGTGCTTCTTGCAATTGGTCTTCCTCACGAGATAGCTCATGGCTCACTTAGAATTACTTTTGGAAAAGACAACACCCATGAGGATATAGATGCGCTTATGGATGTATTGCCTGAAATTGTTGGGAGACTTAGAGAAATGTCCCCATTATATGAAAAAGTGAAAAGAGGGAATCAATATGTATAG
- a CDS encoding bifunctional 4-hydroxy-3-methylbut-2-enyl diphosphate reductase/30S ribosomal protein S1: MEIIVAKSAGFCFGVDNAVKKVYQLLDTNNERIFTFGPVIHNDQVVNYLKRKGVKIVNDIDEVNEKGHIVIRAHGVTPVIYKKIKDKGLILEDATCPYVKKIHNLVEQKSSEGYRIIIVGDKNHPEVIGINGWCNDNAYIVNSADDVEKLKKSDEKICVVAQTTITKEKWHEVNEALKEKFENILKFDTICSATTKRQSEVEEISKVVDLMIIMGDKKSSNTQKLCDISRKHCPLTFKVETSLDLPQIDVEKIKKIGISAGASTPDWVIEEVIRKMSELNNQEVTKNEVNQEDFNFADALEESFVRIRPGEIIKGKVIGFNANEVYVDLGYKADGIIPLEEYTDIPDFQIEKEVKVGDEIEVFVQQINDGEGNVRLSKKQVDINKAWEDVEKAYNDKTPLKAVVVEVVNGGVVASYRGVRIFVPGSQLSDRYVKDLKDFLKRTIEVRLIDFNQKRRKLVGSARVILEERKEKASKEIWETIEVGKTYNGVVKSLTDFGAFVDIGGVDGLIHVSELSWSRVNHPSEVLKVGDTVEVHVLEFDKDKKKISLGYRKEEDNPWVKVGQMYKEGVIVTVKVLRMTPFGAFVEVIEGVDGLVHISQISNKRITKVEDVLEVGMKVDAKIIEMDLENKKINLSIKEVKPIDPPDNNAKETGENKEEPEITEHKEEMEVTLADVIKTSEEVKS; encoded by the coding sequence TTGGAAATAATTGTAGCAAAGTCAGCGGGCTTCTGTTTTGGAGTGGACAATGCTGTAAAAAAAGTTTATCAACTGTTAGATACAAATAACGAGCGGATATTTACATTTGGTCCTGTCATTCACAACGACCAGGTGGTAAACTACCTGAAACGAAAAGGTGTAAAAATAGTAAATGATATAGATGAAGTTAATGAAAAAGGTCATATTGTTATAAGAGCACATGGTGTTACACCAGTTATATATAAAAAGATTAAAGATAAGGGGTTGATTTTGGAAGATGCAACATGTCCATATGTGAAAAAAATACACAATCTTGTAGAACAAAAAAGCAGTGAAGGCTACAGGATAATTATAGTGGGTGACAAAAATCATCCTGAAGTAATAGGAATTAATGGCTGGTGTAACGATAATGCCTATATAGTAAACAGTGCTGATGATGTAGAAAAACTAAAAAAAAGTGATGAAAAAATTTGTGTTGTTGCACAAACCACCATCACAAAGGAAAAATGGCACGAAGTAAATGAAGCATTAAAAGAAAAATTTGAAAATATCTTAAAATTTGATACAATATGTAGTGCCACTACAAAAAGGCAGAGTGAAGTAGAGGAAATATCAAAAGTTGTAGATTTAATGATAATAATGGGGGATAAGAAGAGTTCAAACACTCAAAAACTTTGCGATATTTCCCGAAAACACTGTCCTTTGACTTTTAAAGTAGAGACATCTTTGGATTTGCCACAAATTGATGTTGAAAAAATAAAAAAAATAGGAATTTCTGCCGGGGCTTCGACACCGGACTGGGTAATTGAGGAGGTTATTAGAAAAATGAGTGAATTAAACAATCAAGAAGTAACTAAAAATGAAGTAAATCAAGAAGATTTTAATTTTGCTGATGCTTTAGAAGAATCCTTTGTGAGAATCCGGCCAGGGGAGATTATAAAAGGAAAGGTAATTGGTTTTAACGCCAATGAGGTTTATGTAGACCTAGGCTACAAAGCTGATGGCATAATACCTCTTGAAGAGTACACCGATATACCTGACTTCCAGATTGAAAAGGAAGTAAAGGTGGGGGATGAAATTGAAGTTTTTGTACAGCAAATCAATGACGGAGAAGGAAATGTAAGACTTTCTAAGAAACAGGTTGATATAAACAAAGCCTGGGAAGATGTAGAAAAAGCTTATAATGATAAAACTCCTTTAAAAGCCGTTGTAGTTGAAGTTGTAAATGGCGGGGTAGTAGCAAGCTACAGGGGAGTTAGAATTTTTGTACCTGGCTCTCAGTTAAGCGACAGATATGTAAAGGATTTAAAAGACTTCTTAAAGAGAACTATAGAAGTAAGACTAATTGATTTCAATCAAAAAAGGCGCAAACTTGTGGGATCTGCAAGGGTAATTCTTGAAGAGAGAAAGGAAAAAGCTTCAAAAGAAATTTGGGAAACCATAGAAGTTGGCAAAACTTACAACGGGGTTGTAAAAAGCCTTACCGATTTTGGTGCATTTGTTGATATTGGCGGTGTAGATGGTCTTATCCACGTTTCTGAGCTATCCTGGTCCAGGGTTAATCACCCTTCTGAAGTTCTAAAGGTTGGGGATACTGTAGAAGTACATGTATTGGAATTTGACAAAGATAAGAAAAAAATCTCCTTAGGCTACAGAAAAGAAGAGGATAACCCATGGGTTAAAGTGGGACAGATGTACAAAGAAGGGGTTATTGTTACTGTAAAAGTTTTAAGAATGACACCTTTTGGAGCATTTGTTGAGGTAATAGAAGGGGTGGACGGTCTTGTTCACATTTCACAAATATCAAATAAAAGAATTACAAAAGTTGAAGATGTTTTAGAAGTTGGAATGAAGGTTGATGCTAAAATAATTGAAATGGACCTTGAAAACAAAAAAATCAACCTCAGCATTAAAGAAGTAAAACCAATAGACCCGCCGGATAATAATGCAAAAGAGACAGGAGAAAACAAAGAAGAGCCTGAAATAACAGAACACAAAGAAGAGATGGAAGTTACACTTGCGGATGTTATAAAAACTTCAGAAGAGGTTAAATCCTAA